The nucleotide sequence atggaaagcggtctaatgggtcatttgtgaaaattggtgttccacagcgttctatattaggaccttttctattccttatttacattaatgacctgccttaccttgttaaggacaatcacgggatagtattgtttgctgatgatacatcacttatgttcaaaattaagagacgtgaattagctttagacgatgtaaacaactatctcgctaaagtagtacaatggtttgaagctaataatttggttttaaatgaaaataaaactaagtgcataaaattcacattaccaaatgttaaacatgtaaaaaccactatactacttaataatgaggaattgaatccggtggatacaacagtatttctaggaataacgttagatgctaaacttcaatagGGCCCTCATGCTTCAgggaacaggcttagttctgctgcctatgcagtaaagaagatacgccacctgacagacatagaaactgctaggctagtctattttagttactttcacagcattatgtcatatggaattttactatggggtaatgctgctgatattggcactattttcgtgctgcagaagaaggctgttcgtgcgatctataaaatgggtccgagagagtcattgaaagataaatttaaagatgttaaaataatgacactctatagccaatacatatttgaaaatttaatgtatgttcacaaaaatatatcaaaatttaaaagaaaatgtgactgcaataatttgaacgttagaagcaaaaataaacttgcagtgcagtacactagactacacaaaataagcaattcatttaaaggaaattgtatacaattttacaataaattaccggttgatatcttggggatgtcactaaagaagttcaaagtttgtattaagcgaaagcttatagaaaagtcctattatagtataaaggattacgtaaacgataaaaaagcttgggtgtaaacaattgctctaaccaggttgcttcttaaatattttctaatgacaatgtgagatggtgataacaaaaagaacacccggctaagtttgttgtgggcttcttagaccagggcgcgattggaaccctcgtagctttagttttaagtttacgattgtagttatcgccatcactactcactgctatgtacacattttgtatataataacgcatcaaaagtgccatctatgtgcctatttgaataaagatatatttgactttgactttataatcaTTGTGGAAAATgccattttttataaaaatatttaaatgggCCATCGAGAGACTAATTCAGTTACATCATGCAGAGAAATAGCACAATTGAGTTTAAATATGGAGACAACTCTACACCACCAGAACCTACCACCACCTTATACAATAATAGATCAAGCAACCACCCAAGCCCCAGCTATAGAACAACCGATTATTCACCAAACATTGATCAGCAACCATTGAAACATGTTCCTGTTTATACTAATTGTCCAAGTTGTCATAGAAGGACTTACAACTGTTAAATTTGTAAGTTCACATAAAACACACATGTTTGCTGGTTTTATATTTGGCTTGACCATGTAAGTATTGTAATGGCAGTGAAtaggtatcattatcatcatatcagcccattactactccactacagggcacaggtctcacCACCACACTGGCCATAAACCACCACACTGGTCCAGTGCTGAGAGCAGATTCCACACACTTTTagaaaattatagagaactcaggcatgcaggtttcctcacgatgttttactttaccATTGAaggaagtaatatttaaattgcttaaaacccacataacttagaaaagttagaggtgcatgctgggattcaaactcagcccctcgaaagtaaagtcaaagtcttgcggactgggctatcaccgcttcataataACACAActtaataagtaagtataagttAAGGACCTGTAGAGTTAACATGCACACCACAAAATAAGTATCTTAACCGGTTACCCATAATTTCTTATAGAGATAGAGGCATAATGGCTAGACAACTAGTGCAGTAGTTTTGTATGCTAGTCCTACTggaatcaaaaaatatatatttcttatattagCTGGCATATACATAATTTTCATTGTCCCAGTTAGTATATTCTAAAACGAGGTAGGTTAAATTTGGGTACCAGTTTAACTATAAAGCTAGATATACAGAGCAATATCAGTAATATGAGTAGTACTGTTTCTGAGTGTTTGTCTGCAATGCCAAGCAAAGTCAGTAAAAGAGCTATTCTGTTACTAATTAtgtctgttatttttttcagaTGGTGTATGCTGTGTTGTCTGGCCACTATTCCTTATGCATTTTCAACGTTTAAAAAAGCTTATCACTATTGTTCCAATTATAAATGAaagtagttttaaatatataaactagcaCTAGACTccaataccattttatggtaagaGAAGTAGCTAAAAAGCttgatttacttttaatttataattagctTCTCAGATATAGCTGACTCACAATCCCCAGacaaaatacacataaaattgCATATTTGAGGATCAGATGGACATAGCTGTGTGTATCAGACACTAGGAAgccatgaaataatattaatttcataaaactgaatcatttttaaaatcaagtgaggttataagtttataaatagagttaaataaaatatacttcattcaaaacatgtttttattttatcattagtgTATTCtgtgctttattttattctaaaagtATTCAATTACTATATGGCACTTGTAACCTAAAACAATCTGAAGCAATTTTCCATTTACCTTCAATCGCAACAACGAGGAATGTCTGTTGAAATGGTGTTTTCACCTGATCATTGTTGTATGTAACGTCACCACAGGCTTGTATGAGGTACGTAAGTTTATTTGATACCAGATTATCTTTTATATGTTGAGCATCCAGAGTTTTCAACACATGATTACTGGCAGGTAAATCCATTAAAAACTTCTGGATTTTTTCATTCCCATTAATACCATTTCCATTCCAAACCAATAAACCAGTGTCAAGATACAACTTGGAAGTAAGGTGTCTGCTATTGTCCAATTGTTTGTAGAATACCCTTGTGAATTCTTCGGCTGTTTCACAAGCGTtgtcaatatttttgtaaattactTCAGAAGCCATTTCCGTTCTTGTGTACAAAGTATAATAGTTTTATTCCTAGCGTTATAATGTCTTAGCTTACCGCTAACTTTTCAAATTGTATATTGTTTACTTCACAAACACAATTAGATAATAAATTCGTAGGTATCTGAGGTTGTTTGTTTCATTTGACGTTTCAGTTTTGTTTTCGACCAAAGAGTATAAACAGGCATTCTactattgattatattatacaaagagTCGtcctaagaaaaaaaaaaaggctacaTGCCTACAAAAAAGGCTCATAAATTGGCTGCCAAGGGAGTAATAAACAGACTATAAGGAATATAAGGAAATAGTCAAATTAAGCAAATTTGTGgtgcataattattatttttaataaatggcACATGTCTCAAATCGAACTACAATAAATAGTCTTTAGGTGAATGACTGAATACAAATTTATctccaaagaaaaaagtagtaaaagatatataccactgacctctattatacctctatagtaTTAGAGGTCAGTGGAGATAAACACATTAGAGCAAGAGCCTCTCTtgctgtaatatatttatattcaaggACTTGATGGCCGCAAAATAAATTAGATCAAAATGGTACAAtttgtggccttatcgctacatagcgatctcttttaGGCAACAAAGTCggtaaagtaaacaaacatagaTGCGAGATGTTCAATAAATAGGATATAAGCATTACTTAAATAGGTTTAGagctatatacatatttttattaaatagaatagaatataatagaaaaactttattgcaacacaacacaataggaaaaatacaaggagaACAGTAATAGTACTGATATGAAACTCCTTTGTAATATTAAGTTCGACTCTGTTGATTGAACTTCAcagtagtttattgtaattcgaatattgaatattgacaTCAATGTTATTCTGTTATTGTcttgtataattttagtaattaaagcCCAGAGCTATGTTTTGCGGCATTACctgttttatttcaagtacttagtgctagggtgcatacatataattatatctaaatatataaaagaggaacCCACTGACTAATCTCGAAATCTTAGGAACTATAAAGCTTGAAATTTTAAAGGTAGAATCGTTTTAGAATGTAGGTGTCAGCTAAGAAACGGTAACAAGAAATTACCCCTCCAAGGGGGTAAAATAGGGTATGGAAGTTTGTATAAAAGTCCTATGTTTTAGAAGATAGAGACACCAAAATTCTCATTTAGGTTATGTATAAATGGGCTAATAAGATAGgtatgttaaaaaaagttagaaaagGCTAAGTTTGAAAAGCTGAAACCGGCCCAGTAGAAGGAAAGAGGGATGAGATAGGTGGTAAAGGGCTAAAAAGTGGACTGCAGCTTACGGGATGAACGGATGCCTTGAAACTTGGGTTATAGTAATAatcctataaataatatattaaaataactttaaacgaCTAAGTTTGtctttctgtatgtttttagcCATCTACCGTATAAACTTTTGAACAACTTAAGGACATTTGAAATTTGCCGGTAGTTTTCTTTCTGGAGAAGGGCATATGCACCACAGGGAATCTTCTCAAGCCCACGAGAAATCCACGCCAAAAAGACGCGGGCATCTGCTTAAATTACCTTGTGGTGCACATCCTATATAATATGACAtcatatgtaatattaaaaaattcaaaatataagcacttttgaaacgtcaagtctgtctgtttgtagtgactctaccaccggttcggaaggcagattctaccgagaagatgccggtaagaaactcagcagttgctcttttccaacatcaacaatttaacattcatttttctatcttgtgagagatgaaagcggagccggatgcttccaagcaactttgtcattaagaaatttaaatattataaacttgagAGTATGTATTCCAATCTGATTGTGACCTGAAAACAAAAGCAAAACCAAATTTTATCGCTGACGAATTCGCGAGCAACAActagtataagtatatattatatacaaactaGCCGACTCGCgccacttcgtctgcaccaaatcgaaTATAACCGGTTTAAATATCGTAAAAAACTTGGAACCTAAGTGCGGCGCTACCTACCGGgtcctgttttatttccaaactatatggGCTTTAGGGACGCACTCAAACACATAACTTCGTATGAGTAAAATACAACAAATATCTAGAACCCAATTGCAGCGCTACTTACCGGCTCCAATCGGAATCCAAACTATCCAGGAACCCACTCAAACACATACCTCGTTAGTTTGCGAAAAATCTTCTTAAATGAACTTGATTGCAGTACAAACTACTAGGGCCCAATTGAGTTTAAAAcgattgtatattatatatctcaAGTTAGACCTAATGACAGTCGATACAGATAGTGAAGACAGCGACTTCTTTCAACTTACTGAGGTGTTTCCGAATTTAATATCTATTCTTGGCTTCAAATGCTCCCTATTTggaaccttcaatcacgtaaacattacCAATCCCCTGGGACCTACTCCGGTTCCAACTTACCTACTATTAGTTTATTTGTCTCTCTTATCACAAATTACTGCAATTTATGTGGCCTAGTAGAGGTATAGGTATAAAATGTTGACCGAAGTCAATAAGTGGATGGGTGACCGACTTTggatgtttgaaaaaaaaatggcacaGAAGAAAAGTTAAAGTAAGAGTCAAAATCGCAGTTAGTATGACTcaactaacattttttattcagtccTTGCATTGAAGGCCTTATATATGTGGCAGAACTTTATGTATCTAGTATAGTTaggccttaaataaggggtttgctgctgtctgctgtgGAGTTCTGTTCCTCTTAACTCAAAtaatatccaattttttttagaggaACATGTCCAGCACGCAGTCTCAATGCCATCACAACTTGTTGGCGCTTCAATCTTACCTCACAGAACCACGGGACACGAGGAGGCTCGCATTGTATGCTCTTATACCAGATACCTTTACTTTTTGACCGTTCGTCAAAATACACTTTCCAATTTTTGCAACATtcctttttgaattttgttaaaatttcgcAATAGTTTGGTTTAACCTCAATATAATctccttcgaacaatgctcttTTAGCCAGGGTATCAGCCATCTCGTTTCCCGTAAGTCCAATGTGCGAAGGAATCCactgtaattttaaatcaattcctTTACATTGTAAGGAATTTATTACCCTCAATATTTCATACGCTACTGATATACCCCTTGTTCCTCGAACACAACCCATTATATGAAGAATAGCACTTTTGCTATCtgaataaattacaatatttctATCTGTAACATTTACAGCATAGGAAATTGCTAACAATATAGCAGTGAGTTCAGCAGTCATAATAGAAACGTTACTATTAATCTTTAACATTTTCCCTATGTTACAGTTTGGATCATAAAAGGAACACCCAACATTCAATTTATCTTTAGAGCCGTCCGTGTATAACGAATACCATCCAGTATATTTACCATGAATTTCCCGTATTGTTTcctgtcttagtatatttatatcagacttttttttttgaatatttcataCAGTCTAAATTGCTTTTACCTACATTACTTATACCAATACTAGAGACCCACGTATTCAAACAAAACATATCCAAAGGATTCGAGGACATTATATTCTCGTCCttcgtttttaaatatgtttctgGTAGCAAGGGTTTCTTTTTGTTACACCAGTAACTATTATCAATTAGTAAACTATTGCTATATTGCTATCAGACCAGGACTgacattttaaacaatattttgttgCAAGATAAGTCCTCCTTATAATTAACGGCACTATACAAAGATCACTTTCCATCACGTGTATAGGGGTTGATCTTATGTATCCTCCAATGATCCTCATAGACTGGTTTTGAATCTTATCTAACTTATACAAGTGGGTATTAGCACTGTTACTATACAGAaagataaaaatacttaattggATAAAGATTAATATCATGTTAGGAATGTCACCATCTTTCGATTGCActtgttttgattgacaaataaaaatgaaagcgGTAATTGTGGGCTAACCTTGCGgacttttgtaaataataagaattactTTCAACATGCGGTACCTAATTTTAATGTATCATCGATCATTTATAAACTCACTCGCTCCtacaaacttaaaatatgaAAGGTAGGTTCCTCCTAGAATATAGGTGTCTAAGTAACGCTGTTGAGAAATTACCCCCCAGGCGTGTTGGAAGTCTGTAATGCAAATCCTGGCATTTAGGTTAGTAATTATAGAGGGGGCTTTTActgtattttttcattattaagtttgcaaacctgaaatttagaaaatagaCACAGACATcagttaagaaaatattttatccaataATCTCTTCTATTGTTgaatagaaattaaatatttattcgtaAGTTTGAttgttaggtattttataaataattacactATAACTTCATCatagaaatactttatttgATAATGTCTTTATCTAATATATGAGTTATCATATAAATCGCcttacttaatataaaattattaaatatttttattacttctattttaatttataacaggACATTTGACAcggcaattattattaaaatgtgcgATACATGTGTCGTGTTGTTAACTTACGGTCCACAAGTAAACCAAACGACAAAAGCATATTTCATGAACATTGTTGCACAAAAACAACATTGTAGGAAATtatctatatttgtaattttcttaaaaaaaagaatgatgcagtttttgttttatttagaatactttttgCCCTtgaaatgcttttattttatatttttaacaacattGTACCCAACATATTACGTCACATACAATTTATATAGTCGTTTATTTCACAGattacaaaattttacatttaattatattgatatatttttaataagcttaattttaaacatGCATTTGATTTCCTTTTACTAGAAATTAAACAGTCAgcttacttaaattcaaaacttACTCTAAGGCACTGACAGAAATGATTAAGCACTAatacaaaagttataaataaaataatatacctctgaacagtaaaaaataacattccctaaaatcaaaaataatgcaCAATCAATTTTAAATTCGGTATACCAAAATATCAACCTATCAGCcaaatcaattaaatttgtcaatcattaaaattattatagtaaaaaagcAACAGtgtaatttaaatagaaaaatattaattagtttaactATTCgccttataattaaaattgattacatGATCACAATAACAAAAAACGGCACGcgattaaaaaaacctttttcaaTTTGAACATTCATAATCATTACGGGAAATAAGACTTCTTTTGCTTTGATAGTATCCGGGACTTCTTATTAACTTGCTCGTATtgcatttttta is from Pararge aegeria chromosome 19, ilParAegt1.1, whole genome shotgun sequence and encodes:
- the LOC120632095 gene encoding NTF2-related export protein; protein product: MASEVIYKNIDNACETAEEFTRVFYKQLDNSRHLTSKLYLDTGLLVWNGNGINGNEKIQKFLMDLPASNHVLKTLDAQHIKDNLVSNKLTYLIQACGDVTYNNDQVKTPFQQTFLVVAIEGKWKIASDCFRLQVPYSN